The following proteins are encoded in a genomic region of Glycine soja cultivar W05 chromosome 17, ASM419377v2, whole genome shotgun sequence:
- the LOC114391455 gene encoding thaumatin-like protein 1, giving the protein MPKRSCVTSDCDSCKVECSRNGVFSLATLVKIYPDNMGEHVLYHISLEHGFNVLVMVVPFDVPGKKCISTECPKDPNRICPPKLSFAPDRKSPLRVVTATFAMPPLPTKAFASPPTLFAIY; this is encoded by the exons ATGCCAAAGAGGTCTTGCGTCACCAGCGACTGCGACTCTTGCAAGGTGGAATGTAGCAGAAATGGAGTGTTTTCATTGGCCACATTGGTGAAGATCTATCCAGACAACATGGGCGAACATGTTCTATACCATATCAGCTTGGAGCATGGATTCAATGTGTTGGTGATGGTGGTTCCATTTGACGTTCCTGGCAAAAAGTGCATCAGCACGGAGTGCCCAAAGGATCCAAATAGGATTTGTCCACCAAAGTTGAG TTTCGCTCCTGATCGCAAGTCACCTCTTCGTGTTGTCACCGCCACCTTTGCTATGCCACCGCTACCAACCAAGGCCTTCGCATCTCCACCCACCCTTTTTGCAATCTACTAG